In the Quercus lobata isolate SW786 chromosome 5, ValleyOak3.0 Primary Assembly, whole genome shotgun sequence genome, one interval contains:
- the LOC115988879 gene encoding uncharacterized protein LOC115988879 — MVELKQQTMCGIKSPAKRKGHGFTRKCASLVKEQRARIYILRRCATILLCWYIHGDE, encoded by the coding sequence ATGGTTGAACTCAAGCAACAGACCATGTGTGGAATCAAGTCCCCTGCAAAAAGAAAGGGGCATGGCTTCACCAGAAAGTGTGCTTCCTTAGTGAAGGAACAACGTGCCCGTATATATATCCTTCGACGCTGTGCCACCATTCTTCTTTGCTGGTATATCCATGGAGATGAATAA